The window TAGCTGTTATCCCTTCAGTTATTCTCTATGCAATTATTTTAATGCTAAATTTTTAGGCTTGATTGAGctgaattttagaatttttgagTGATTAATAGAGTTGAATGGATCTGAATCGATAATTATTTGGTTCATCATCATAGTATTTCCCTGTTCTTTTGTATTCTGTAGACAGCCTTAGGGTGATTTAGACTTATAGTACCTTACAATGTCGCTGACGGTGATATCCCAGTAAAAGGAGTGTCTTTGCCACAGTTGGTTTCAGTTTATCCAATCTTTCATCGGGAAAGGATTAATTCCAGTGAAATTAGCTCCATTAATTCTCAATGGAGCAGCGGATAACTATGATTTGCCAATCAATTGTGTAGCATAACTATGAATTTTGTCGAAGTCATTCTGTCGCCCTTCTGCAATATACTCTAGAAAAAGGTTGCAAGCTCTCAAAGTCCTTCTGAATTCTTTGAAGTTGCTCCGTGAAAGAAGCTAGTGAATCTGAATGGTGACTTTGGAACTCCTTCAGGTTGTTTAAAAGGAAATCAACATAGCCGAGTGAGCTGGATTTTAGAATTTTTGAGTGATTAATATAGTTGAATGGATCTGGATTGATAATTATTTGGTTCATCAGCATAGTTTATTTCCCTGTTCTTTTGTATTCTGTAGACAGCCTTAGGGTTTAATTGGGTGATTTAGACTTATTGTTTTATATTTCCTTTGTTTTAGGTCTGTTTATTGTCAAACTACCAATTATTGTGTTTTATAAATTGCTCTCATTTTGTCTATATTATCAAAAATATTAGTAACTAAAAAGTTGCTTTTTTTTGTCCATGTAGTTTTTGAAGTTGTTATTGGACAAGTAGCTGAGCGGAATAGAAGATCATGGAAGAAGAGTTAACTGATATGCTTTTGGAGGCTGCTGGTAGAACAAATACGGGCGGAAGGAATCGCCCTCCTCCATCGTCTAGGAGGCATCAGAAGAGTTCATATTCTGACGATGGAAGTGATTCCAGGGACGCTGACTCCGATGATGATCGTGGGTATTCAGGTAGAAAGCTTTCCGGTTCACAAGTTGCTCTCAAGAAGGGATTGGACCCTCCGGAAAGAGACGATGGTCGTAGCAGTCGCAGAGAAGGTGTCGATGATGGAGATGCTTATGGTGAGAGGAGGAGAAAAAGTGAACGAGTAGATGAGGATGAAAGGGTTGTTAGGagtgagagaagaagaagagatgAACGCGAAGATGACGCTGGAAGAGATGATAGGAGACAAAGGAAGTTGAAAGATGATGAAAAGGATGATAAGAAGGAGAGCAGAAAAAGTGAAAGCcaagttgttgatgatgatgatgaaggggATGATAGGAGGAAGAGGAGGAGAAGACATGAAGGTGAAGATGGTGATGTAAAGGATGATAAGAAGGAGAGGAGTCGAAGGAATGTAGATGAAAGGGATGATAGGAAGGAGAGGAGTCGAAGGAATGTAGATGAAAGGGATGATAGGATGGAGAGGAGTCGAAGGAATGTAGATGAAAGGGATGATAGGAAGGAGAGGAGGAGACAGGAAGATGATGGTGAGAAGGTGCCTAATAGAAGGGAGGATGAGCACAGATACAAGGGTAGGGTTGATCGTTATAATGATGGGAGAGAAGGGGATAGGAAAAAGAGGAGGAGGGATGTAGAAAGAGAAAAGAGGGTCGATGATAAGCATGAAAAAGATAAAAATAGGAAAGCTAATGCACAAGAGGATGGGGCTTTGAAAGCCGGTGAGGAGGATTCCAAGGTGCAAAAGCAAGATGTTAATTTGAATATGGACACATCAAAGTTGGGCAGGAGCGGCGGTGTTTACATTCCGCCATTCAAATTGGCTAGAATGATGAAGGAGGTTCAGGACAAGAGCAGTGTCGAGTACCAGAGGATGACTTGGGACGCTCTAAGGAAGAGCATTAACGGGCTAGTGAATAAAGTTAATGCAGCAAACCTCAAAAACATTATCCCGGAGTTATTTGCCGAAAACTTGATTCGAGGGAGGGGTCTCTTTTGTAGATCCTGTATGAAGTCCCAAATGGCTTCTCCAGGTTTTACTGATGTCTTTGCGGCGTTGGTTGCCGTGGTTAACACCAAGTTCCCAGAAGTGGGTGATCTTTTGTTAAGAAGGATCATACTGCAGCTGCAAAGGGCTTATAAACGTAATGATAAGGTTCATATCTCTTGCTTTTATGCTTGCAGGTCTTTTTGATTTATGCAATATAATGTATATTTGTACATTATTGTTGTTTGGACGACAGAGAACAGACGGTTTATTTGGATGTCACAGAGATACCTTAAAATCCTCCTTTGAGAATATCACTCACTACAAGAGAaactgtggggggggggggggggggagtgctACTGAGCCATTTAGTTTAGTTATTAAATTCATGTTTCGTAATGCGAATCTTCTCATAATTTGTCTTACCCTTAATTTTTACTCTTGCAGCCTCAGTTGTTAGCAGCTGTCAAATTTATTGCTCATCTTGTAAACCAGCAAATCGTTCATGAGCTTATTGCTCTTGAACTGCTTACAGTTTTATTGGAGAAACCTACTGATGATAGTGTTGAGGTTGCAGTTGGTTTTGTTACAGAATGTGGTTCAATGCTTCAGGACCTCTGTCCACGAGGATTGCATGGTGAGTATACCTTGAAAATTTGTTCTGTAATTCACGATTTCTATTTTAGTTTATTCATGTAAAGTTTTGCCGTGTTTGTCATGCTAATACGTTTTTTCAATTTAAATAGGAATCTTTGAGCGTTTCCGTGGTATTCTTCATGAAGGAGAAATAGATAAACGAGTTCAGTTCTTAATTGAAAGCCTCTTTGCATTGCGAAAAGCAAAGTTTCAGGTGAGTTTGGTTTTAAATTGTTTTATGAGTAAGAAGAAATATTTGATTCCTTATTTATCAAAGCACGGAGAAATATTAGACCGCTTACATGCATCCTCCTCAGGGTTACCCAGCTGTGCGTCCAGAACTTGACCTTGTTGAGCAGgaagatcaattaacacatgaaGTCTCTCTCTCAGATACAATAGATCCAGAAATTACTTTAGGTATGTTTTATAATTGGTTTTTCATAGAGGTATTATAATGGACTGCTTTTTGTTGCTATTTTGTTTCTTGAGCAATTATATGgaattttgattttgatgttgGTCTATATGCTCAGATATTTTCAAGCCGGATCCTAATTTCTTAGAAAACGAAAGGAAGTATGAAGAATTAAAGAAGGCAATACTTGGTGAAGAATCTGAGGAAGAAGGAGAGTCTGATGCAGAATCAgaggatgaagatgaagatgatgaGTCTGACGAAGAGGATGAGGAGCAAATGAAAATAAAGGACGAGACAGAGACAAACTTAATCAACCTCCGGAGAACGATCTACCTGACGATTATGTCTAGTGTTGACTTCGAAGAAGCAGGGCATAAGCTGTTGAAAATCAAACTAGAGCCTGGTCAGGAGGTTGGTATCTTAATCTCTCATTCTTTTTTTGGCGTTATTCTACTCCTGTTGAGCCATGTCCTATGCATAACTGTATGCATGCTCACATGGATTGATCTGTACatagattttcatgtgctttgATGGTCGAAAGATAATAATGTCGCTTTTGATTTGGTTGTCATTATATGGAAAAgattaaattaaaacaaaaacGTAGTTGAACTTGAGAAAAGATCTagcaaaaatttaaatttttggatACAAAATAAAGAGTACAAATATCCAGAATTTAAGCTCTTGTTGAATTTGATTTTTCCTCGTATTTATCATGGATAGCGTAGAGACATTTCCATTCCATCATTCTCAAGAAAAGGACATTGCCAGTGAACCGTGCATACCATAAACCATTTTTCTGTGGTTCCGCTAAGATGATGGTTGAGGAATAGAGGTGGCAATGAAGGTGGGGGGATTATGTAATTGGCTTGCCTTGTGGTCAATGTAGGTGGAGATTCATGTAGCCCATGATGCAACTTCTAACATTGATAATTTGAGGAATTAATTAGCTCATGCTTCATGTGTAATAGTCATCGGGAGGACACAAGTCACCTGCTGCTTCACTGCAAGGCAGCTTTTGACTTGTGGATTCTTTTATATTCTCCTTTGGAATCCATCAGGTTATTCCAGCTAATGTTAGTTTTTCAATAAGTTAAATAGTTATTTAATAATGGGACTGAggcgtagtagtagtagtagttgttgtaATGGGAAAAACTCCCGTATACAAGCAGTATACTGTCCAGCTAATCTTAGTTCTCATGTGGAACATCCAGCAACGTAGAAAAAAGGGAGAAACTGGAAATTTGCACCTTTGTGTGTGGTCGTGGACTATTCTATTCATAAGATGAGTACAATTTTTCACCAATTTTTTTTATCGAAGGGGAGTATTCCCAGTATATTGATATCTTAGGACTGTATCAGGATGATTATTAAGTTTTGGTATATTAATTTTGACTTGTTTATTGCTTGTTGTCAATAAGTAACATATTTTGGTAGCCTGGTACCTTGACTTGGTTTCTCTCGGAGCCAGGTTAAAATGGAAAATGATTTTGGCGTTGTAATCATTTTTGTCCTAAGAGAATATTGTCTATTCTTGTGTTAATGAGTGACTCTTTGCTTGGTTTtggcaaaaagaaaagaaaaccgATTTAAATTTGTTTGATCCATGCAGATGGAGTTGTGCATCATGTTATTGGAGTGCTGCAGTCAGGAGAGGACTTATCTTCGTTACTATGGACTACTGGGGCAGCGTTTTTGTATGATCAACAGAATTCATCAGGAGAACTTTGAAAAATGTTTTGTGCAGCAGTACTCCATGATCCACCGGCTTGAAACTAATAAACTGCGTAACGTAGCCAAGTTTTTTGCTCATTTGCTTGGCACTGATGCTCTGCCTTGGCATGTTTTGGCTTATATACGGCTGACAGAGGAGGACACAACATCTTCTTCTCGTATATTTATCAAGATTCTATTCCAGGTATATAATTTGGTCTCTAATTTCTACGGCTTGcttcatttttttctttcaaataagTTATAGCTAGTTTGATCTTTGTGGCCTAATTTCTTTAGACCCTCTctattatattaaaagaattgctGTTTCCGAGTATTTACTTTCTATTTATCCACCTGTTTGAAGTCTTTTATCACTAAATATATCACCACATGTCAAAAGTTGCATTTTGACCATGCCCATCATCTTTTCTCCTGCTCTTTTCTGGGATTCttgttttcatttctttttttagACGGCGGGGGGTATTTGGGGGGACAGCAGTAATAGGACATTATTCTGTTAGCTTCAAATTCAATCTAGATGTGTCATTTATGCAGGAGTTGTCAGAGCACCTAGGCATCCGCTTGTTGAACGAGCGTCTTAACGACCCCAACATGCAGGACTCCTTCGACTCTATTTTCCCGAAGGATAATCCCAAGAATACAAGGTTTGCTATCAACTTTTTCACTTCCATTGGTCTGGGCGGAATTACCGAAAATCTGCGAGAGTATCTCAAGAACATGCCAAGGCTTATCATGCAACAACAGAAGCCTGTTTCTGAATCGGATGAGTCTGGGAGTTCATCTGATTCTGAGTCTTcaggatccgagtcagaatcatCATCATCCAGCTCTGAAGAAAGTGATAGTGAAAGTGATGATAAACGAAAGAAGCGGAAGAGGAGACGATAGGGACCTTAGACTGCTCAGCAACCTGAAAACTGATATGTATTACGATTGTGAACTAGTTATAGCAAGTGTTATTTTCCTCAGATTAGGTTTTTATTTGCTTTGTATGTTTAATTCACTACAATCTGTGCAGTTTCAGTCTTGACTTTGTTCCAGTTTTGACTAGTTGAACCTTAAAgatttatttcttctttttcgtGCCAATCTGCTACTTGCTTGTTTATTCGAACCTTAGAGAACTTGTTTGTTTATTAATATAACTAGTTTCTCCGCACGTTCGTTGCACGTGTTTGTCAGATCACGACTTTGTAAAATAGTGCTTTCTTGCAACTCACACACACCCACCCATCCCACCCCccaaaaaaacaagaaaaaaaatgctAAAAGTTGAATGATGGGGTTAGCAACTATAATTTATCGGTACTGAATATTGTgtccaagaaaataatatttttctttgttGATCAGTTAGCAATACTAGTAACAAAGTTTTGAGTAAATAATATACGTAAAAGAATACACTAAAGTATAAAAACTTCTCCGAATAATCTTACATTTAATTATAAAGTCACAACTTTTAAGGAaaaggcatattaattttatttttttattttacatatatatatatatatatatatatatatatatatatatatatatataagctttgACTTTGAGGTTCTCTTTTATAATAAGTCATTACTAATGTGAATTTAAACGTTTTAATATACACAACCCTTCAGAATAATTTTGTCCTTtctatttaaatattataattataatttaaaataagtAGGGTAATTAGTTTTTAAAGGGTAAATAGGTAATTTGAGGCTTcccacttttaatatagtactataTGGAAACCTTAGGAAAAAAATTGACTGATGATGCTTTCATACTGCTTTGTTGGAAATAGACAGTAGAAGGAATTAATGAGCTCAACCTGTGAGAAATTTTTATCAATAGAGGTTATAAGGATAAGAGGAGTTGCTCTAGTGATAAGCACCCttcactttcaaccaagaggttgtgagttcgaatcaccccaagagcaaggtggagaaaTCTTAGAGGGAGGGAGCCaaggatctatcggaaacagtctctctagcCCAGGgcaggggtaaggtttgcgtacgcactaccctccccagactacACTAGTGAATTATACTGGGTCCTTGTTATAAGGATATTATAAATAATCATCCATCTACACTTGGGAGCTCAGCTAGAATTAATTATAAACTTTTCTTGTCGAGCTCAGCCATAAGTTTCCTACGTGGAGGAGTTCTTCAGTTAATGCTATACATAAACAATCAGAATGCAGAATGAAGAGATAGTCCCTTCAAATAAGAATTAAATTTTATTGACAAACCAGCCATAACATGGTAGCAATATGCTTTGCAACCCCAAACAccaaattaataatattaaaacaaaCACTGACAGTCCCCCCCAAACATATGAAACTTCAATTCACAGTTTCACAACTTTTCTAGCATGAAAAAAAGATTCATGCATCGGTACGAGCATACTCTGGTGCCCTCAAAACATctagaaaatcacaaagatcaattCCACTGCTGAAGAGTTTAGGATCCTTTCCTCCATCTGAGTATCTTCTGATCATGCTGCAAGTACTATGATCACAATTAGGAGAATGATTCCAAATATCACCAGGAGCAAGCAGGTCTGCAGAAGATAATCCGCAAGAAGTcattttcaatatattttcacTGCGAGGAATATAAAATGGAAAGATTGTCTGTAAAGTGACAGGAAATGGAAATTAGTACACTTGTATTTTCCACCTACATCCGATAAGAGGTAATGAGGAAGTAAAACTAAAGTGGCTTGATTGAAATATTCAAGCCATCTAAAAGATATCAACATTCGTTCAAACCATATTGCCCCCACTTACACAGGATGAAAAATCCAACCTTACCATACTCCTTCAAAAACCTTCCTCCCCTCATATAGTCCGCTACATGAAACCTAAGAAACTAATCGCATGACTTGACTTGTCATTATGACTCTTTAAtaaaaatttaaagcttctaacgGCAACTGCTTTAAtaaaaatttaaagcttctaatgACAACTGCCTCAAATGGCACAGTAAATTTGGACACAACTATGCGTAGATGCATACAGCAGTCACCTGAATATAATGTAGCTACTCTTTACTTTTCCGCTTCTATTAAACAATGCTGTAACTGGAGCATCTAAATACCATCTGTTCATAGCTTGGCAAGATGCAGTATCTTAATGATAGAACAGCTTCTGATTTGTCCACAGCTAAATTCACCAATCCAAGAGACTAGCCACAATACTTCTTATGGAATATAAGCACAATAAAAACTaatataaaagtaaaaaaaaaaaaaaaaaacacagctTGCTTAAGCACGTTGAGCCAGATTTATCTTTGGAGAAAGGATGTATAAGTGATGGAAGTACCAGAGATGAATTTGATCTTTGGGTCTTTGCAGCTTTAGCAAGTTGCGATCTACCCTGTGCAGTAGCAGCATGAGAATTCTCAATGTTGGAGCCAATATCATCTgagagaaagagaattatatacATCAAGTAAATGTCACCTAGAGATTTTGATTGTTAAAATGAAAGGGGAGTGATATACCAATCATAGTTCCTTGCTCGTGTACAAGCACGGCAAGATCCTTGAAAATCTCATTCACTTC is drawn from Nicotiana tomentosiformis chromosome 12, ASM39032v3, whole genome shotgun sequence and contains these coding sequences:
- the LOC104111844 gene encoding uncharacterized protein, translated to MEEELTDMLLEAAGRTNTGGRNRPPPSSRRHQKSSYSDDGSDSRDADSDDDRGYSGRKLSGSQVALKKGLDPPERDDGRSSRREGVDDGDAYGERRRKSERVDEDERVVRSERRRRDEREDDAGRDDRRQRKLKDDEKDDKKESRKSESQVVDDDDEGDDRRKRRRRHEGEDGDVKDDKKERSRRNVDERDDRKERSRRNVDERDDRMERSRRNVDERDDRKERRRQEDDGEKVPNRREDEHRYKGRVDRYNDGREGDRKKRRRDVEREKRVDDKHEKDKNRKANAQEDGALKAGEEDSKVQKQDVNLNMDTSKLGRSGGVYIPPFKLARMMKEVQDKSSVEYQRMTWDALRKSINGLVNKVNAANLKNIIPELFAENLIRGRGLFCRSCMKSQMASPGFTDVFAALVAVVNTKFPEVGDLLLRRIILQLQRAYKRNDKPQLLAAVKFIAHLVNQQIVHELIALELLTVLLEKPTDDSVEVAVGFVTECGSMLQDLCPRGLHGIFERFRGILHEGEIDKRVQFLIESLFALRKAKFQGYPAVRPELDLVEQEDQLTHEVSLSDTIDPEITLDIFKPDPNFLENERKYEELKKAILGEESEEEGESDAESEDEDEDDESDEEDEEQMKIKDETETNLINLRRTIYLTIMSSVDFEEAGHKLLKIKLEPGQEMELCIMLLECCSQERTYLRYYGLLGQRFCMINRIHQENFEKCFVQQYSMIHRLETNKLRNVAKFFAHLLGTDALPWHVLAYIRLTEEDTTSSSRIFIKILFQELSEHLGIRLLNERLNDPNMQDSFDSIFPKDNPKNTRFAINFFTSIGLGGITENLREYLKNMPRLIMQQQKPVSESDESGSSSDSESSGSESESSSSSSEESDSESDDKRKKRKRRR